In Chitinivibrio alkaliphilus ACht1, a genomic segment contains:
- the gltX gene encoding glutamate--tRNA ligase: MTVRVRFAPSPTGYLHVGGARTALFNYLFAKKMQGSFIVRIEDTDQSRYQEDALTEIFTSLTWLGLEWDEGPEKGGSYGPYYQSQRLELYETYTQELLESGVAYHCFCSAERLASLRAKQEADHRPSGYDRHCRHISLEEANKRRAAGETSVVRLRIPDDETIHFVDEIRGEISFTTNELDDFVLMKTDGYPTYHLANVVDDHAMEISHVLRGDEWINSTPKHELLYRSFGWAPPKWVHLPIILAESGGKLSKRKGAASVMDYCRRGILPEALFNFLALLGWSPGDDRELLDTAEMASLFSFSGISPKGSVFDTTKLEWMNGQYLAHASAERLVEEVTPFIDETVAQFPPLMEAVGLLKSRCKTLQELGEALQLLCHDPQEYPDTKKVVKALKKNGVEALFSDMIDLVSECREFAAPVLEEAFSRYLSEKELGFGRVGLPVRIALTGQAGGPSLFELMEILGKETVIRRLTRCRKYVLQNYSEAEK, from the coding sequence ATGACGGTACGTGTTCGCTTTGCTCCTTCCCCGACAGGATATCTGCACGTTGGCGGTGCACGGACGGCTCTTTTTAATTATCTCTTTGCAAAAAAGATGCAGGGCTCCTTTATTGTTCGTATTGAAGATACGGATCAGTCGCGCTACCAGGAAGATGCTCTTACAGAGATTTTTACTTCTCTGACCTGGCTTGGGTTAGAGTGGGATGAAGGACCTGAAAAAGGGGGATCGTATGGTCCATATTATCAGTCGCAACGTCTTGAGCTCTATGAAACCTATACCCAAGAGCTCCTTGAATCTGGAGTTGCCTATCACTGTTTTTGCTCTGCAGAGCGACTTGCCTCTCTGAGGGCTAAGCAGGAAGCAGATCATCGTCCCTCTGGCTATGATCGTCACTGCCGACATATCTCTCTTGAAGAGGCAAACAAACGCCGTGCTGCCGGTGAAACTTCCGTGGTACGGTTACGTATCCCCGATGATGAAACGATTCATTTTGTTGATGAGATCCGAGGGGAGATTTCTTTTACAACCAATGAACTTGATGACTTTGTTCTCATGAAAACAGACGGATATCCTACATATCATTTGGCAAATGTCGTTGATGATCACGCCATGGAGATTAGTCATGTTCTGCGTGGTGACGAGTGGATTAACTCAACGCCCAAACATGAGCTTCTGTACCGATCTTTTGGCTGGGCTCCTCCCAAATGGGTTCATCTGCCGATCATTCTTGCTGAGTCAGGGGGCAAATTATCAAAGCGCAAAGGGGCAGCCTCTGTTATGGATTACTGCCGTCGGGGTATTCTTCCTGAGGCCTTATTTAATTTTCTTGCGCTGCTTGGTTGGTCTCCCGGAGATGATCGTGAGCTCTTGGATACGGCGGAAATGGCATCTCTCTTTTCATTTTCAGGTATCTCTCCGAAGGGATCTGTTTTTGATACAACCAAATTGGAGTGGATGAACGGGCAGTATCTTGCCCATGCCAGTGCTGAACGTCTTGTTGAGGAGGTAACTCCCTTCATTGATGAAACAGTTGCGCAATTTCCTCCTCTTATGGAGGCTGTTGGTTTGTTGAAGAGCCGTTGTAAGACCCTTCAGGAACTCGGTGAGGCCTTGCAACTTTTATGCCACGATCCACAGGAGTACCCCGATACTAAAAAAGTAGTAAAAGCACTGAAAAAAAATGGGGTTGAAGCCTTATTTTCTGATATGATTGATCTCGTATCGGAGTGTCGCGAATTTGCTGCTCCTGTTTTGGAGGAGGCTTTCTCTCGCTATCTGTCAGAAAAAGAACTTGGCTTTGGTCGGGTGGGGCTTCCTGTGCGGATTGCTCTTACAGGACAGGCAGGGGGGCCTTCTTTGTTTGAACTTATGGAAATTCTCGGAAAAGAGACAGTGATTCGCCGACTTACCAGATGTAGAAAGTATGTTTTACAGAATTATTCAGAGGCGGAAAAATGA
- a CDS encoding glutamine--tRNA ligase/YqeY domain fusion protein produces the protein MSEAQPILKNFIRDIVAEDLATGKHSKIITRFPPEPNGYLHIGHAKSIVLNFTIARDYNGQCNLRFDDTNPEKESLEYIESIQRDVQWLGFDWGDNLYYASDYFDVLHDYAVELIMAGKAYVCDLSPEEIRSYRGTLTEAGKNSPWRERSVEENRALFARMVAGEFSPGEKVLRAKIDMASPNITMRDPVIYRIAAVPHHRAGDTWKVYPMYDFTHPLSDAQEGVTHSLCTLEFEDHRPLYNWLIENLNTPATPRQIEFARLNLTYTVMSKRKLLRLVTEGHVDSWDDPRMITISGMRRRGYPAEAIIDFCQRIGVAKRDSMVDFALLEHCVRTALNKTALRFMGVLDPIKVVIENYDSSSEEYLCGVNNPENEADGTRDIPFCRELYIERSDFMEDPPKKFFRLAPGREVRLRYAYFITCTDVRKDESGKVVEIRATYDPATKGGNAPDGRKVKGTIHWVSARHSVDATVRLYETLFSAENPDKAAEDGKDFTAHINPNSRTTVSAKVEPALLKLGGGKTFQFERLGYFIADEHDSSPENLVLNRTATLRDTWAKIQKQRGQKKK, from the coding sequence ATGAGTGAAGCGCAACCAATACTAAAAAATTTCATTCGTGATATAGTTGCAGAGGATCTTGCAACGGGAAAACACTCAAAGATTATTACCCGTTTTCCCCCCGAACCAAATGGGTACCTTCATATTGGTCATGCAAAATCAATTGTTCTTAATTTTACCATTGCTCGCGATTATAACGGGCAGTGTAACCTTCGTTTTGACGATACCAATCCTGAAAAGGAGAGCCTTGAATATATAGAATCTATTCAGCGTGATGTACAGTGGCTCGGCTTTGATTGGGGAGATAATCTCTATTATGCCTCAGATTATTTTGATGTGCTGCATGATTATGCTGTGGAGCTTATTATGGCGGGTAAGGCCTATGTGTGTGATCTTTCTCCTGAGGAGATACGATCCTACCGTGGTACCCTTACAGAAGCGGGTAAGAATAGCCCATGGCGTGAAAGAAGTGTTGAAGAAAATCGTGCGCTTTTTGCACGTATGGTTGCTGGCGAATTTTCTCCGGGAGAAAAGGTGTTACGTGCCAAAATTGATATGGCTTCTCCCAATATAACCATGCGTGATCCTGTGATCTACCGTATTGCTGCAGTGCCTCATCATCGGGCGGGAGATACATGGAAAGTATACCCCATGTATGACTTTACCCACCCCCTTTCCGATGCACAGGAGGGAGTGACCCACTCCTTGTGTACCCTTGAGTTTGAGGATCACCGTCCACTCTATAATTGGTTAATCGAAAATCTCAATACGCCCGCTACACCGCGGCAGATTGAGTTTGCTCGGCTTAATTTAACATATACTGTCATGAGCAAGCGGAAGCTGTTACGCTTAGTTACGGAGGGCCATGTCGATTCGTGGGATGATCCGCGTATGATCACGATCTCCGGTATGCGTCGTCGTGGCTATCCTGCTGAAGCAATCATTGACTTTTGTCAGCGGATTGGCGTGGCAAAGCGCGATTCAATGGTTGATTTTGCACTGTTAGAGCATTGTGTTCGTACAGCCCTAAACAAAACTGCTCTGCGGTTTATGGGGGTGCTTGATCCGATAAAAGTAGTGATTGAAAATTATGATTCCTCTTCGGAAGAGTATCTATGCGGGGTGAATAATCCTGAGAATGAAGCTGATGGAACGCGGGACATACCCTTTTGCCGCGAATTGTACATTGAGCGGTCAGACTTCATGGAAGATCCTCCAAAAAAGTTTTTCCGCCTTGCTCCGGGACGTGAAGTTCGACTTCGCTACGCGTATTTTATCACTTGTACTGATGTGCGAAAAGATGAATCAGGAAAGGTTGTGGAGATTCGTGCCACCTATGACCCTGCAACAAAGGGAGGCAATGCCCCTGATGGACGCAAGGTGAAGGGAACGATTCATTGGGTAAGTGCTCGTCATAGTGTGGACGCAACAGTACGACTCTATGAAACGCTTTTTTCCGCTGAAAATCCTGATAAGGCGGCTGAGGATGGGAAAGATTTTACTGCCCATATTAACCCCAATTCGCGTACCACCGTTTCTGCAAAGGTAGAGCCGGCTCTTCTCAAGTTGGGGGGGGGGAAGACGTTTCAGTTTGAACGATTGGGGTATTTTATTGCTGATGAGCATGATTCATCACCGGAAAATCTTGTTCTAAACAGAACCGCAACACTACGAGACACTTGGGCCAAAATTCAGAAACAGCGTGGTCAAAAGAAAAAGTAG
- a CDS encoding translocation/assembly module TamB domain-containing protein — MQRVWFRFLYLLRWFALALIFLVLLSQYILNLSVVRTTVLEHLNETLPGTISFRDHSFSLLRRSLTLYDPVLLHPEGDTLLSADTVGASLRVRGLLHNTVQINTLHLGAPRVTLSFWEDGSSTLYEALGIEPKQDDPEQEGLHVLLRQGTVTRGRLSLAYGESSLSLQNLSAQVYANSRDMDFSGTISLKDMDLHHGEYTILLDSLYMAGDMVEKEISHFHFYGREQDNFISLMGDLSGVFTSQTPRGELFAETSLQHSFIDPFLSQNIFESIDISLSAEGSIPRLTGALDVAMRGTAESDIDTAHIQGHLAESVFTVEHLWGQFFSDLFLTSEGTVSLSGSRSWPGDFSDMGSIAELLTWEFQGRATDSAQRPVTPDLTLSESALDFTLAGQGTSFPQMSAQTALRGRTTLSSHDGTQQDIQITTALDKQGSRVEIDSADIRFSSAAIGLGGSVDLARHELDIKTTLSTLIIEEHLPFLTDFGPLFGSVMGDLTVRGPWNYPEVVGVFTAHGLQYDRYGVDFGDLDFIADFSTGEVGADFRVQRDSTFAETSVGGQFFTSKGFSLRPDFSWDASVGGEVWLADVSDDFLDGRVSFSGEYGGVALRGDGDVQVESDMISTPWITLYDLFLPVHISDNTVEIAEGTVVPDSAGTVAFSGTANLSGDVAGRVWSESFSLGALSVVSELPLWADLSFDLLVDSTLDDPYFSLNADAADIRVHDVSIPQKMSLALGGTRDTLTYNLTGPLSLSGGYTPEGSFSLAANIDTFSLNELLAVYGASAFHGNISASVEARGREHSLTDASVEIGALRLFHKEQEERNIPDLIRVENQHLSYAADTIFWDDFHLRLDTTSDLYLSGMAAMPGDIRVRSHGEIPLSLVRQFDMAEVDSLRGSLAVDVTSRFDGTTFGFDGDILGEDISFFIPYTNQRVHSLHTELQFRHTGEVLSDIHGRIGRNGVFSLGGTAQYEGMRMMSGGYDIRARSIPLVVPGAAEVVVNTQSRLSFDRGRMSLAGTIDLLEGYYFEDIDFTAPRYEDELAHGPRDMADEGRGLMDIDLRIIPRRNFYVDNNIAFLEIRPDITIRGTERSLAAEGTAEIIQGDISYYNRTFNIKEGTLTFLDPHRLHMDVDITAVSYVRDYMITLEVSGDPEEELDFSLRGESRDGRTIQDMDVFSLLLTGFTTAELQSDDVGVREALIRQIQDMVSSMDNPYMGLENITIVFDSERGGTAFTLSDDLTRRLSTKVDFDIARGETYTRASFILRVLENISVSSFTDTEGHSGGSVRFEFERR; from the coding sequence GTGCAGAGAGTATGGTTTCGCTTTTTATATCTACTCCGTTGGTTCGCCCTTGCCCTAATCTTTTTGGTTTTGCTTTCTCAGTATATTCTGAACCTCTCTGTGGTGCGAACGACGGTCTTAGAGCATCTTAACGAGACCCTTCCGGGAACTATTTCTTTTCGTGATCACTCCTTCTCTTTGCTGCGACGTTCCCTTACCCTGTACGATCCTGTTCTGCTACATCCAGAGGGAGATACCCTATTGAGTGCTGATACAGTGGGGGCATCCCTGCGTGTGCGGGGGCTCTTGCATAATACGGTACAAATTAATACGCTTCATTTGGGTGCCCCCCGTGTTACTCTTTCCTTTTGGGAAGATGGTTCTTCAACACTGTATGAGGCGCTTGGTATAGAACCGAAACAGGATGATCCAGAGCAAGAGGGGTTGCATGTTCTTCTTCGGCAGGGGACTGTTACCCGGGGAAGACTCTCTCTTGCTTACGGGGAGAGTTCCCTGTCTCTGCAAAATCTATCAGCACAGGTCTACGCAAATTCACGGGATATGGACTTCTCTGGAACCATCTCCCTGAAAGATATGGACTTGCATCACGGAGAATACACGATTCTCCTTGACAGTCTGTACATGGCAGGAGATATGGTCGAGAAGGAGATTTCTCATTTTCACTTTTATGGTCGTGAACAGGATAATTTTATTTCTCTGATGGGGGATCTCTCCGGTGTTTTTACGTCGCAAACGCCCCGGGGTGAGCTTTTTGCAGAAACATCTCTACAGCACTCATTTATAGATCCTTTTTTGTCTCAAAATATTTTTGAATCCATTGATATAAGCCTCTCCGCAGAGGGGAGTATCCCACGCTTAACCGGGGCTCTGGATGTGGCGATGCGGGGCACCGCAGAAAGTGATATAGATACCGCTCATATACAGGGACATCTTGCGGAGTCTGTATTTACGGTGGAGCATCTCTGGGGGCAGTTTTTCTCAGATCTTTTCCTAACATCAGAGGGCACGGTTTCTCTTTCTGGATCGCGTTCTTGGCCCGGTGATTTTTCTGATATGGGATCCATTGCAGAACTGCTCACATGGGAATTTCAGGGAAGAGCCACCGATTCGGCACAACGGCCCGTAACGCCCGACCTCACCCTCTCTGAGTCAGCCTTGGACTTTACCCTTGCAGGGCAGGGCACATCCTTTCCACAGATGAGCGCACAGACAGCTCTGAGGGGCCGAACCACTCTTTCCTCTCATGATGGCACTCAGCAGGATATTCAGATTACTACTGCTCTTGATAAGCAGGGGAGTCGGGTGGAGATTGACTCTGCGGATATCAGGTTCTCTTCCGCAGCGATTGGTCTGGGGGGATCGGTGGACCTTGCTCGGCATGAGCTTGATATCAAAACAACCCTTTCCACCCTTATTATTGAAGAACACCTTCCCTTTCTGACCGATTTTGGACCCCTTTTCGGCAGTGTCATGGGTGATCTAACCGTGCGTGGTCCTTGGAATTATCCCGAAGTGGTGGGAGTATTTACTGCCCATGGGCTTCAGTATGATCGATACGGGGTTGATTTCGGTGATCTTGATTTTATTGCAGACTTCTCAACGGGAGAGGTGGGAGCAGATTTCCGCGTGCAACGGGACAGTACCTTTGCTGAGACCTCCGTGGGGGGGCAGTTTTTTACTTCCAAGGGGTTCTCCCTTCGCCCAGACTTTTCCTGGGATGCTTCCGTGGGAGGTGAAGTGTGGCTTGCTGATGTGAGTGACGATTTTTTGGACGGACGGGTTTCTTTTTCGGGGGAATATGGCGGTGTTGCCCTACGCGGTGATGGAGATGTACAGGTGGAAAGTGACATGATTTCTACCCCCTGGATTACCCTCTATGATCTCTTTCTTCCCGTGCATATTTCTGATAACACCGTGGAGATTGCGGAGGGAACGGTGGTTCCGGATTCTGCCGGTACGGTGGCTTTTTCCGGCACGGCGAACCTTTCTGGAGATGTGGCGGGGCGGGTGTGGTCTGAGTCATTCTCCCTTGGTGCGCTCTCGGTGGTTTCAGAGCTTCCTCTCTGGGCAGATCTTTCCTTTGATCTGCTGGTGGATTCCACCTTGGATGACCCTTATTTTTCCCTCAATGCTGATGCTGCTGATATTCGTGTGCATGATGTGTCAATTCCGCAGAAAATGTCTCTGGCCCTTGGGGGAACGCGGGATACCCTGACGTACAATCTCACGGGCCCTCTCTCTCTGTCTGGGGGGTATACTCCGGAAGGCTCCTTTTCTCTTGCAGCAAATATTGATACCTTTTCTCTCAATGAACTCCTTGCGGTGTATGGTGCCTCTGCTTTTCACGGCAATATCTCTGCGTCGGTTGAAGCACGTGGAAGAGAGCATTCCCTCACGGATGCCTCCGTGGAAATCGGGGCTCTTCGCTTGTTTCATAAAGAGCAGGAAGAGCGAAATATCCCAGATCTCATACGGGTAGAAAACCAACATCTTTCCTATGCCGCAGACACAATTTTCTGGGATGATTTTCATCTCCGTCTTGATACGACTTCAGACCTCTACCTTTCAGGCATGGCTGCCATGCCTGGAGATATTCGTGTCCGTAGCCACGGGGAGATTCCCCTCTCATTGGTGCGCCAGTTTGATATGGCAGAAGTAGACTCGTTGCGGGGCAGCCTTGCCGTTGATGTGACAAGTCGGTTTGATGGGACAACCTTTGGTTTTGACGGTGATATCCTCGGTGAGGACATCTCCTTTTTTATCCCCTACACAAATCAGCGGGTTCACTCACTTCATACGGAGCTGCAGTTTCGTCATACCGGAGAGGTACTCTCTGATATTCATGGAAGAATTGGTCGTAATGGCGTATTTTCCCTGGGTGGTACTGCTCAGTATGAGGGGATGCGTATGATGAGCGGTGGCTATGATATCCGAGCTCGATCAATTCCCTTGGTTGTGCCCGGGGCAGCAGAGGTGGTAGTAAATACCCAGAGTAGACTCTCCTTTGATCGCGGACGCATGAGTCTTGCAGGAACAATTGATTTGCTGGAGGGGTATTACTTTGAAGATATCGATTTTACGGCGCCTCGCTATGAGGATGAACTTGCCCACGGCCCTCGTGATATGGCCGATGAAGGACGAGGACTCATGGATATCGATTTACGTATTATTCCCCGGCGAAATTTCTATGTTGACAACAATATTGCCTTTTTAGAAATACGGCCGGATATTACCATTCGTGGGACAGAGCGCTCCCTTGCCGCAGAAGGAACCGCAGAAATTATTCAGGGAGATATTTCATACTATAACCGAACCTTTAATATTAAGGAGGGAACCCTTACCTTTCTTGATCCCCATCGGTTACACATGGATGTTGATATTACGGCTGTATCCTACGTGCGGGATTATATGATAACCCTGGAAGTCAGTGGAGACCCGGAGGAAGAGCTTGATTTTTCTCTTCGCGGTGAAAGCCGGGATGGACGAACGATACAGGATATGGATGTCTTTTCTCTTTTGCTTACGGGATTCACCACAGCGGAGCTACAGAGTGATGATGTGGGGGTTCGTGAAGCCTTAATACGTCAAATTCAGGATATGGTGAGTTCCATGGATAATCCCTATATGGGGCTCGAAAATATTACCATTGTTTTTGATAGTGAACGCGGGGGTACGGCCTTTACCCTGAGTGACGATCTTACCCGTCGTCTTTCTACGAAGGTTGATTTTGATATTGCCCGGGGAGAAACATATACGCGCGCAAGCTTTATTCTGCGGGTTTTGGAGAATATCTCCGTTTCAAGTTTTACCGATACTGAAGGTCATTCAGGAGGGAGTGTCCGTTTTGAATTTGAACGTCGTTAA
- a CDS encoding POTRA domain-containing protein, whose amino-acid sequence MNLNVVKVLLCLPVFVLGQLRIDFDEAVGDTTFYRTVAEDFFRRAAAAEADVADSYAKGVSFLERSGFYEIIDTVRSTEEFSVLLTPTFVLSEIQIRGAAPLFESDIHSAFSLSVGDRVTAESIQEEVESLEEDLEDRFGLISPRVESRIVYDMNEGTADLELRISREGIYRIEDIRIAGNGRFTDRRLRTVSGLWRDRGGHLFVEEIEQKIRSIQEYYYSRQYPEAQVEWEYDFDEEAQQIILNITVDEGPRYDIDYSDVAPLRRRRVRTALDFSNQGNRNDFTLNRVLFNLRRELRSMGYQYGTVDFEDSLYTSSRGDSIREISLRVDTVEARTRLELIHFEGNEYFSERALKK is encoded by the coding sequence TTGAATTTGAACGTCGTTAAGGTTCTTCTCTGCCTTCCCGTGTTTGTCCTTGGGCAGCTGCGCATTGATTTTGATGAAGCCGTGGGAGATACAACCTTCTATAGAACCGTGGCAGAGGACTTTTTTCGGCGTGCTGCAGCAGCAGAAGCAGATGTGGCAGATTCCTATGCCAAGGGAGTCTCTTTTTTGGAACGAAGTGGCTTTTATGAAATTATAGATACGGTGCGAAGTACTGAGGAATTTTCCGTGCTTCTCACTCCCACCTTTGTGCTGTCGGAGATACAGATACGTGGGGCTGCACCGCTCTTTGAAAGCGATATTCATTCTGCCTTCTCTCTCAGTGTGGGAGATCGTGTCACTGCGGAAAGTATCCAGGAGGAAGTGGAGTCCCTTGAGGAAGATCTGGAAGATCGATTTGGTCTGATTTCCCCACGAGTTGAAAGCCGCATTGTATACGATATGAACGAGGGTACTGCAGATCTTGAGCTGCGTATTTCCCGCGAAGGAATTTACCGCATAGAAGATATTCGCATTGCGGGAAATGGGCGATTTACGGATCGTCGCCTCCGTACGGTGAGCGGGCTCTGGCGCGATCGCGGGGGGCATCTCTTTGTTGAGGAGATAGAACAGAAAATTCGTTCTATACAGGAGTATTACTATTCACGGCAGTACCCCGAAGCGCAGGTTGAGTGGGAATATGATTTTGATGAGGAGGCGCAACAGATTATCCTCAATATCACCGTTGATGAAGGACCGCGCTATGATATTGACTACTCCGATGTTGCTCCCTTACGTCGAAGACGGGTGCGTACCGCCCTTGATTTTTCCAATCAGGGAAATCGGAATGATTTTACCCTCAATCGGGTTCTGTTCAATCTTCGCCGGGAACTTCGCTCCATGGGATATCAGTATGGAACGGTTGATTTTGAAGACTCTTTATATACCTCGTCTCGGGGAGATTCCATTCGGGAGATATCCCTTCGTGTTGACACGGTTGAAGCGCGAACCCGCCTTGAACTCATTCATTTTGAGGGAAATGAATACTTTTCAGAACGCGCTCTGAAAAAATGA
- a CDS encoding BamA/OMP85 family outer membrane protein yields MVLTPHTRRIGRDGHAAYTPLRAANDMQRVRDLYLRAGFLGAEVTYETDYLSDTVVALSISIREGEQTFCEDVRISGIENDQEEALLPSPPWDIFHIDTVRAFRETLLEEYREKGYPFVDVGYRLHFNEDSSSVSVEYLLDPGDSVRVQGIHFSGNLKTNEAFLRRILSIEEGDVFSRRELSRGVRRLRTIRSFSSLTYSIVALEEGYEEVDIIFSLTESRPYSAEVGLAYDTYNSFNVSLRAQNRNFLQRDRHLGVRGMVTAQREGEVELTFANPHFLYREIRATSSLYGTYGLQGSVENYAEIGNIYSLHWRMSEAIQATASLSFEARDIRNTEAVRNAAQISTILSYDSRDSFLRPRRGSFFRGEGELSYGFSYEVDNFVRARGEFRTYVTPVSAFTFAGRFGGGVVHNYTPALDTIQRDQLLTLGGVSSVRGYEEGMLFFESSHEDESVEHAPLGGYAALFGNIEARIPLILSFEANTFFDVGLLTDQSDYTFSETPRGAYGGGVRYVSPLGAIGVVYAQKASFGFDDEVAKQYYEENPDMWIFSINYTF; encoded by the coding sequence ATGGTCCTGACGCCGCATACCCGTAGAATTGGACGTGATGGCCATGCTGCGTACACTCCCCTTCGTGCAGCCAACGATATGCAGCGTGTACGAGATTTATATCTTCGTGCGGGGTTTTTAGGAGCCGAGGTAACCTATGAAACAGATTATTTATCGGATACGGTGGTTGCCCTCAGTATTTCCATTCGAGAGGGCGAACAAACGTTCTGTGAGGATGTTCGTATATCGGGAATAGAGAATGACCAGGAAGAGGCTCTTCTTCCAAGCCCCCCGTGGGATATTTTCCATATCGATACAGTACGTGCATTTCGTGAAACCCTGCTGGAGGAGTACCGGGAAAAGGGGTATCCCTTTGTTGATGTGGGATATCGGCTCCATTTCAATGAAGATAGCTCTTCCGTATCGGTGGAATATCTTTTAGACCCTGGCGATAGCGTTCGCGTACAGGGCATCCATTTTTCTGGAAATTTGAAGACGAACGAGGCATTTCTACGCCGTATCCTCTCTATTGAGGAGGGGGATGTTTTCTCACGTCGGGAATTAAGTCGTGGGGTTCGTCGTTTACGGACAATACGCTCCTTTTCTTCTCTCACATATAGTATTGTTGCCTTGGAAGAGGGGTATGAAGAGGTTGATATTATCTTTTCTCTTACGGAGTCACGCCCCTATAGTGCAGAGGTGGGCCTTGCTTACGATACATATAACTCCTTTAACGTGTCCCTGCGTGCGCAAAACCGAAACTTTCTACAACGAGATCGACATCTCGGGGTTCGTGGCATGGTCACGGCACAACGGGAGGGAGAGGTGGAACTTACCTTTGCAAACCCCCATTTCCTGTATCGCGAGATTCGGGCAACCTCGTCACTCTATGGGACCTATGGACTCCAGGGAAGTGTGGAAAACTATGCAGAAATTGGGAATATTTACAGTTTGCACTGGCGTATGAGTGAGGCGATTCAGGCAACGGCGTCGCTTTCCTTTGAGGCACGGGATATTCGTAATACAGAGGCGGTACGAAACGCTGCGCAAATATCAACTATTCTCTCCTATGATAGTCGAGATAGCTTTCTTCGTCCCCGGCGGGGCTCCTTTTTTCGGGGAGAGGGAGAGCTTTCCTATGGCTTTTCCTACGAGGTGGATAATTTTGTACGTGCCCGTGGAGAGTTTCGTACCTACGTAACCCCCGTAAGCGCCTTTACCTTTGCCGGTCGTTTCGGAGGAGGAGTGGTTCATAATTATACTCCCGCCCTCGATACAATTCAGCGTGACCAGCTCTTAACCTTGGGGGGGGTGAGCAGTGTTCGTGGGTATGAAGAGGGGATGCTCTTTTTTGAAAGCAGCCACGAGGATGAGTCGGTAGAGCATGCTCCCCTGGGAGGATATGCTGCTCTTTTCGGAAATATTGAAGCTCGTATTCCCCTTATTCTCTCCTTTGAAGCAAATACCTTTTTTGATGTGGGGCTCCTGACGGATCAAAGCGATTATACCTTTTCCGAGACTCCACGGGGTGCTTATGGTGGAGGGGTACGCTATGTAAGTCCCCTTGGTGCTATTGGAGTTGTGTATGCCCAGAAGGCCTCCTTTGGCTTTGATGATGAGGTGGCAAAACAATATTACGAAGAAAACCCCGATATGTGGATCTTTTCAATTAACTATACGTTCTAA